The following coding sequences lie in one Streptomyces venezuelae genomic window:
- a CDS encoding DeoR/GlpR family DNA-binding transcription regulator — protein sequence MTAEERQRRIVNAARHAGSVDVTALAGELGVAKETVRRDLRALEDHGLVRRTHGGAYPVESAGFETTLAFRTTMHVPEKRRIAAAAAELLGDAETVFVDEGFTPQLIAESLPGAAAGRPLTVVTASLATAGSLAEAENITVLLLGGRVRPGTLATVDHWTTRMLAGFVIDLAYIGANGISREHGLTTPDPAVSEVKAQAIRASRRTVFMGVHTKFGATSFCRFAGIGDLDTIVTSSRLPASEAHRYSLLGPQVLRV from the coding sequence ATGACCGCGGAGGAACGTCAGCGGCGGATCGTCAACGCGGCCCGGCACGCCGGCTCCGTCGACGTGACGGCCCTCGCCGGTGAGCTCGGCGTCGCCAAGGAGACCGTCCGCCGCGACCTGCGGGCCCTGGAGGACCACGGCCTGGTCCGCCGCACCCACGGCGGCGCCTATCCCGTGGAGAGCGCGGGGTTCGAGACCACCCTCGCCTTCCGCACGACCATGCACGTCCCGGAGAAGCGGCGCATCGCCGCTGCCGCCGCCGAACTCCTCGGCGACGCCGAGACGGTCTTCGTCGACGAGGGCTTCACCCCGCAACTGATCGCCGAGTCGCTGCCCGGGGCCGCGGCGGGCCGCCCGCTCACCGTCGTCACCGCCTCCCTGGCCACCGCGGGGTCCCTCGCCGAGGCCGAGAACATCACCGTGCTGTTGCTCGGCGGCCGGGTGCGGCCCGGCACGCTCGCCACCGTCGACCACTGGACGACCCGCATGCTCGCCGGGTTCGTCATCGACCTGGCGTACATCGGCGCCAACGGCATCTCCCGCGAACACGGCCTGACGACGCCCGATCCCGCCGTCAGCGAGGTGAAGGCGCAGGCCATCAGGGCGTCGCGGCGCACGGTGTTCATGGGCGTGCACACCAAGTTCGGGGCGACGAGCTTCTGCCGGTTCGCGGGGATCGGCGACCTCGACACGATCGTCACGAGCAGTCGTCTTCCCGCGTCCGAAGCGCACCGCTACTCCCTCCTGGGCCCGCAGGTCCTCCGCGTCTGA